The Caproicibacterium amylolyticum genome includes the window AAAAAAGGCTAACAACAGGCATTTCAGCCTGAGGATAAAGGAGGATTTTCCATGAAGGTCGTATTACTGCAGGACGTAAAGGCACACGGGAAAAAGGGAGAATTGGTGAATGTTACCGAAGGCTATGCACGCAATTTCCTTTTGCCCCGCGGGCTTGCCAAAGAAGCAAACGCTCAGGCAATGAACGAACTGAAGAACGCGGAAGAATCCAAGGCATATAAAATCAAGATGGAAACAGAAGCTGCCAAAGCAGCAGCTGCCAAGCTGGAAGGCAAGAGCGTCCAGATGACTGCTAAGGCAGGTCAGGCAGGCAAGCTGTTCGGTTCTGTTACACCGAAGGAAATTGCGGCTGCAATCAAGCAGCAGTTCGGCGTTTCAGTTGACAAGCGCAAAATCGTTTTGGATGTGGAAATTAAGGCATTTGGCTCTTATAATTGTGAAGTAAAGCTCTACAACGGCATTTCCGCAAAAGTGACTGCAGTTGTAACAGAGGCTTAAACCGTCCGGCACTCAAAACTGAGACGGGAAAGTGGCAACCCGGGCCGATGCCGCACAGGCGCGGCGGGGTTGCCTTTTGATTTTATCGAACCGAAAGGGGGGGGATTTCCTGTGGCAGACGAAATTTCCGCATACAGCGGCGCCAGCCTGCCGTTTGATTTGGAAGCAGAGCAGGCAGTGCTTGGCTCTGTATTGCTGGATGCTTCCTGTTTGGACACAGTGATGGAGATTCTGCCGTCTTCGGAATATTTTTATCAGAGCAATCATGCGGTCATCTATGACGCGATGCTGGAAATGTCCAACGCAGGGCTGCCCATTGACTTTGTGACGCTCCTAAATCGTCTGCGCCGTGAACCCGGCTTTGCGGAAAATGACGGCAAAAGTTATCTGGTGGAACTGGCGCAGATTGTGCCGTCCATTTCCAATGTGGAAACTTACGCAAAAATCGTGCATGATAAGTATGATATTCGTACTTTGATTGTTACAGCGCGGGAAATCCTGGAAGAAGCATCTGAAGGTACACAGGAAGCGCCAGTGCTGCTGGACGCGGCTGAACAAAAAATTTTTGATATTCGCCGCGGACAGAACATGCAGGGACTCAAACGCATTGACCAGACGCTGATTGAAACCTTTGACCGCTTGGACGACATTACTTCTCCGGATGGTGAC containing:
- the rplI gene encoding 50S ribosomal protein L9 gives rise to the protein MKVVLLQDVKAHGKKGELVNVTEGYARNFLLPRGLAKEANAQAMNELKNAEESKAYKIKMETEAAKAAAAKLEGKSVQMTAKAGQAGKLFGSVTPKEIAAAIKQQFGVSVDKRKIVLDVEIKAFGSYNCEVKLYNGISAKVTAVVTEA